Proteins found in one Microbacterium sp. SSM24 genomic segment:
- a CDS encoding Na+/H+ antiporter subunit D — translation MIEFAPALVPLLVTLPLLGAAIALIAGRHRRTQVVVSVSTLSVVLVISAILLYVVDTGDQAIAVSVGGWPIPFGIVLYVDRLAALLVLVSSLVLLAVLLFSVGQGAADGDDETPVTIFHPSYLILAAGIFNAFIAGDLFNLYVGFEILLVASYVLITLGSTESRIRTGVVYIVVSLVSSILFLAAIAMIYGALGTVNMVQISQRMGELPQETQLVLHLMLLLAFSIKAAVFPLSFWLPDSYPTAPAPVTAVFAGLLTKVGVYAIIRTETQLFIDNDVNFLLMLVALATMIVGVLGAVAQAELKRILSFTLVSHIGYMIFGLAIATPAAIGATIYYMVHHIVVQTTLFLAVGLVERRAGSTSILRVKGLMRAAPVIAVLYFIPAVNLGGLPPFSGFIGKFALFDAAAEVGTPIMMVLIVGGIVTSLLTLYALMRAWNLAFWREEDDSAETEARISYLGAAPGGVDTERRVIPKIMTASTAGMVAVTVALTIFAGPLYDVCARIGASLLEPVTLVQLQEDLGSDVVKGEPDSADLEEEVQP, via the coding sequence ATGATCGAGTTCGCTCCGGCCCTCGTGCCGCTGCTCGTGACGCTCCCCTTGCTCGGCGCCGCGATCGCCCTCATCGCCGGCCGCCACCGCCGCACCCAGGTGGTCGTATCGGTGAGCACGCTGTCGGTCGTGCTCGTGATCTCGGCGATCCTCCTGTACGTGGTCGACACGGGCGACCAGGCGATCGCGGTGTCCGTCGGCGGGTGGCCGATCCCGTTCGGCATCGTGCTGTACGTCGACCGGCTGGCGGCCCTGCTCGTGCTGGTGTCGAGCCTCGTGCTGCTCGCGGTCCTGCTGTTCTCGGTCGGTCAGGGTGCTGCCGACGGCGATGACGAGACCCCGGTCACGATCTTCCACCCCTCGTACCTGATCCTCGCGGCGGGGATCTTCAACGCCTTCATCGCGGGCGATCTGTTCAACCTCTACGTCGGCTTCGAGATCCTGCTCGTCGCGTCGTACGTGCTCATCACCCTCGGCTCGACCGAGTCCCGCATCCGCACCGGTGTCGTCTACATCGTCGTCTCGTTGGTGTCGTCGATTCTCTTCCTGGCCGCGATCGCGATGATCTACGGCGCACTGGGCACCGTCAACATGGTGCAGATCTCGCAGCGCATGGGCGAGCTGCCGCAGGAGACCCAGCTCGTCCTGCACCTGATGCTGCTGCTCGCCTTCAGCATCAAGGCGGCGGTCTTCCCGCTCTCGTTCTGGCTGCCCGACTCCTATCCGACCGCACCGGCCCCGGTCACCGCGGTGTTCGCCGGCCTGCTGACGAAGGTCGGCGTGTACGCGATCATCCGCACCGAGACGCAGCTGTTCATCGACAACGACGTCAACTTCCTCCTGATGCTCGTCGCGTTGGCGACGATGATCGTCGGCGTGCTCGGTGCGGTCGCGCAGGCGGAGCTCAAACGCATCCTGTCGTTCACGCTGGTGAGCCATATCGGCTACATGATCTTCGGCCTCGCGATCGCGACTCCGGCGGCGATCGGCGCGACGATCTATTACATGGTCCACCACATCGTGGTGCAGACGACCCTGTTCCTCGCCGTCGGACTCGTCGAGCGCCGCGCCGGCAGCACCTCGATCCTGCGGGTCAAGGGACTCATGCGCGCCGCACCGGTGATCGCGGTGCTCTACTTCATCCCGGCCGTGAACCTGGGCGGACTCCCCCCGTTCTCGGGGTTCATCGGCAAGTTCGCGCTGTTCGACGCTGCCGCCGAGGTCGGCACGCCGATCATGATGGTGCTCATCGTCGGCGGCATCGTGACGAGCCTCCTCACCCTGTACGCGCTCATGCGCGCATGGAACCTCGCGTTCTGGCGCGAGGAGGACGACTCGGCCGAGACCGAGGCGCGCATCTCGTACCTCGGCGCCGCGCCGGGCGGGGTCGACACCGAGCGCCGCGTCATCCCGAAGATCATGACCGCCTCGACCGCCGGGATGGTCGCGGTGACGGTCGCGCTGACGATCTTCGCCGGCCCGCTCTACGACGTGTGCGCGCGCATCGGCGCGTCCCTGCTCGAACCGGTGACGCTCGTCCAGCTCCAGGAGGATCTGGGTTCGGACGTCGTCAAGGGCGAGCCGGACTCCGCGGACCTCGAAGAGGAGGTGCAGCCGTGA
- a CDS encoding Na(+)/H(+) antiporter subunit C: MTVSTVLIVVMAVLFACGVYAMLERSLTRVLIGFLLLGNATNLLLLIVMGQPGVAPFFGAAASPDEMSDPLPQALTLTAIVITFAVSAFLLALIYRSWQLGQADTVEDDEADRAIREGTADIDETMDDEIQIEDEDDDATTDFVGLDTSPITVLRNADFARLRDDAPTDSPAERPGKGGDDE; this comes from the coding sequence GTGACCGTTTCGACCGTGCTCATCGTCGTCATGGCCGTGCTCTTCGCGTGCGGCGTCTACGCGATGCTCGAGCGCAGCCTCACCCGGGTGCTGATCGGGTTCCTGCTGCTGGGCAACGCGACCAATCTCCTGCTGCTCATCGTGATGGGTCAGCCGGGCGTCGCGCCGTTCTTCGGAGCGGCGGCGTCGCCGGACGAGATGTCCGACCCGCTGCCTCAGGCACTGACGCTCACTGCCATCGTCATCACCTTCGCGGTATCGGCGTTCCTGCTCGCGCTCATCTACCGGTCGTGGCAGCTGGGCCAGGCCGACACCGTTGAGGACGACGAGGCCGACCGCGCCATCCGCGAGGGCACCGCCGACATCGACGAGACGATGGACGACGAGATCCAGATCGAAGACGAGGACGACGACGCGACCACCGACTTCGTCGGCCTCGACACCTCGCCCATCACCGTGCTGCGCAACGCCGACTTCGCGCGGCTGCGTGACGACGCCCCGACGGACTCGCCCGCCGAACGACCGGGGAAGGGCGGTGACGACGAATGA
- a CDS encoding Na+/H+ antiporter subunit A, which translates to MLVLLGAFAIVPLVLPWLVRRIGARAFYLAALLPIIAFAQAAAATPAVLAGDDPFESYDWIPSLGIELSMRMNTLSWLMTLIVTGVGALVMIYCRWYFRGKNEGLGQFSAVLLAFAGAMYGLVLTDDLVVLVMFWEITSVLSYLLIGYYNRRAASRRAALQALLVTTLGGLVMLIGVVLLVVDAGTSSISTILAAAPTGPIVDAALVLLLVGALSKSAIFPFHFWLPGAMAAPTPVSAYLHAAAMVKAGIYLIALLAPVFAAAPTWRPIIVILGVFTMLLGGYQALRETDLKRILAFGTVSQLGLLAVVLGYGTRDAALAGAALLLSHALFKSALFLVVGVIDRQLSTRDIAELSGVGRQAPVMATFSFIAVASMVGVFPTIGFVAKEGALTALLDEAAAGSPWGLVAFGGVVLGSVLTAAYGIRFLWGAFWTKKDAARRPLPATEWPDPPIGFLAAPVLLSGLTVVAGLAAPALDVALAGYADEAPPGASEHPAHLALWHGLEPALWISLATIVVGAAVFWLTARAGWSKRLLPFTAAGAYNGTLRVIARLSVVTTGFTQRGSLPVYVGTIFVVFVAAEGTALLASPEWQAQLAAFQTPMQLVVAPIMIVAGLIAVRARKRYTGVVLVSVTGLGMVVLFATSGAPDLALTQILVETVTLVAFALVLRRIPSRMGEHNESVWPVARAVLGAAVGATMAAVALVATSARSTQPISDRFLDLAYHLGHGKNVVNVALVDLRGWDTMGELSVLVLAATGVASLVFVTHRADTLSRFIAPLPAEAARTRRPLVETSEGVRPRGEAAGRMAWLVGGQRVRPENRSIMLEVIVRILFHTIIIVSLYLLFAGHNLPGGGFAGGLVAGMALVMRYVAGGRYELGAAAPTDAGRLLGVGMSIAVACAIVPLFFGAPPLTSTWFEAELPVIGHIEFVTSTLFDVGVYLVVIGLVLDVLRSLGAEVDRQAQEAREGHPQGVSVS; encoded by the coding sequence ATGCTGGTCCTCCTCGGCGCGTTCGCAATCGTTCCGCTGGTGCTGCCGTGGCTCGTCAGGCGCATCGGCGCGCGCGCGTTCTACCTCGCCGCTCTGCTGCCGATCATCGCGTTCGCGCAGGCGGCCGCGGCCACCCCCGCGGTGCTCGCCGGCGATGACCCCTTCGAGTCCTACGACTGGATCCCGTCGCTCGGCATCGAGCTCTCGATGCGCATGAACACGCTGTCGTGGCTCATGACGCTGATCGTGACCGGGGTCGGCGCGCTCGTCATGATCTACTGCCGCTGGTACTTCCGCGGCAAGAACGAGGGGCTCGGCCAGTTCTCCGCCGTGCTGCTCGCCTTCGCCGGAGCGATGTACGGCCTCGTGCTCACCGACGACCTCGTCGTGCTCGTGATGTTCTGGGAGATCACGAGCGTGCTGTCGTACCTGCTGATCGGGTACTACAACCGCCGTGCTGCGAGCCGGCGCGCGGCGCTCCAGGCGCTGCTCGTCACGACCCTCGGCGGGCTCGTCATGCTCATCGGCGTGGTGCTGCTCGTCGTCGACGCCGGCACGTCGAGCATCTCGACGATCCTCGCCGCGGCACCCACCGGGCCGATCGTCGACGCCGCGCTCGTGCTGTTGCTCGTCGGTGCGCTGAGCAAGTCCGCCATCTTCCCGTTCCACTTCTGGCTGCCGGGGGCGATGGCGGCGCCCACCCCGGTGAGCGCGTACCTGCACGCCGCGGCGATGGTGAAGGCGGGCATCTACCTCATCGCCCTCCTCGCGCCCGTGTTCGCGGCGGCGCCGACCTGGCGTCCGATCATCGTGATCCTCGGCGTCTTCACGATGCTGCTCGGCGGCTACCAGGCTCTTCGTGAGACCGACCTCAAGCGCATCCTCGCGTTCGGCACGGTGAGCCAGCTCGGACTGCTCGCGGTCGTGCTCGGCTACGGCACGCGCGATGCCGCGCTCGCCGGCGCGGCGCTGCTGTTGAGCCATGCGCTGTTCAAGTCCGCCCTGTTCCTCGTGGTGGGCGTCATCGACCGCCAGCTGTCCACGCGCGACATCGCCGAGCTCAGCGGGGTCGGTCGCCAGGCACCCGTCATGGCGACGTTCTCGTTCATCGCCGTCGCCTCGATGGTGGGTGTCTTCCCGACGATCGGCTTCGTCGCGAAAGAAGGAGCGCTGACCGCACTCCTCGACGAAGCGGCGGCGGGTTCCCCGTGGGGTCTCGTCGCGTTCGGCGGAGTGGTGCTGGGGTCCGTGCTCACGGCGGCTTACGGCATCCGGTTCCTGTGGGGTGCCTTCTGGACGAAGAAGGATGCCGCGCGCCGGCCGCTTCCCGCGACCGAGTGGCCGGACCCTCCCATCGGGTTCCTCGCGGCGCCCGTCCTGCTGTCTGGGCTCACCGTCGTCGCGGGTCTCGCGGCGCCGGCGTTGGATGTCGCGCTCGCCGGATACGCCGACGAAGCCCCGCCCGGGGCATCCGAGCATCCGGCGCACCTCGCGCTGTGGCACGGGCTCGAGCCCGCGCTGTGGATCTCGCTCGCGACGATCGTCGTCGGCGCCGCGGTCTTCTGGCTCACCGCCCGCGCCGGCTGGTCGAAGCGGCTGCTGCCGTTCACGGCCGCCGGCGCATACAACGGCACGCTGCGCGTGATCGCGCGGCTGTCTGTCGTCACGACGGGCTTCACCCAGCGCGGTTCCCTGCCCGTGTACGTCGGGACGATCTTCGTGGTCTTCGTCGCCGCCGAGGGCACGGCGCTGCTGGCCTCCCCGGAGTGGCAGGCCCAGCTCGCCGCCTTCCAGACGCCGATGCAGCTCGTGGTCGCGCCGATCATGATCGTGGCCGGGCTCATCGCGGTCCGCGCCCGCAAGCGCTACACCGGCGTCGTGCTCGTGTCGGTCACCGGTCTCGGCATGGTGGTGCTGTTCGCGACGAGCGGTGCTCCCGATCTCGCCCTCACCCAGATCCTGGTCGAGACGGTGACCCTCGTCGCGTTCGCGCTCGTGCTGCGGCGCATCCCGTCGCGCATGGGCGAGCACAACGAGTCGGTGTGGCCGGTCGCGCGCGCCGTGCTCGGCGCGGCGGTCGGCGCGACGATGGCGGCGGTCGCGCTCGTCGCCACGTCGGCGCGAAGCACCCAGCCGATCTCGGACCGCTTCCTCGACCTCGCCTATCACCTCGGACACGGCAAGAACGTGGTCAATGTGGCGCTGGTCGACCTGCGCGGCTGGGACACGATGGGCGAGCTGTCGGTGCTCGTCCTCGCGGCGACGGGCGTGGCATCGCTCGTGTTCGTCACGCATCGCGCCGACACGCTCTCGCGCTTCATCGCCCCCCTTCCCGCCGAAGCGGCGCGCACCCGCCGCCCCCTCGTCGAGACCTCGGAGGGCGTGCGGCCGCGCGGCGAGGCCGCGGGGCGCATGGCCTGGCTGGTCGGGGGGCAGCGCGTGCGGCCCGAGAACCGCTCGATCATGCTGGAGGTGATCGTGCGGATCCTCTTCCACACGATCATCATCGTGTCGCTGTACCTGCTGTTCGCCGGCCACAACCTGCCGGGTGGCGGGTTCGCGGGCGGACTGGTCGCCGGCATGGCACTGGTCATGCGCTACGTCGCCGGGGGTCGCTACGAGCTCGGCGCCGCCGCGCCGACCGACGCGGGACGACTGCTCGGCGTCGGCATGTCGATCGCGGTCGCCTGCGCCATCGTGCCCCTCTTCTTCGGCGCACCGCCGCTCACCAGCACGTGGTTCGAGGCGGAGCTGCCCGTGATCGGGCACATCGAGTTCGTCACCTCGACCCTCTTCGACGTCGGCGTGTACCTCGTGGTGATCGGCCTCGTGCTCGATGTGCTGCGCAGCCTCGGCGCCGAGGTCGACCGGCAGGCACAGGAGGCCCGAGAGGGCCACCCGCAGGGGGTGAGCGTGTCGTGA
- a CDS encoding LacI family DNA-binding transcriptional regulator → MSTRRATIADVAREAGVSPSTASVVFSGKTPVSDATRRRVLDAASALGYTGPDPRAASLRRGRSGIVGVVFEEHLGTAFLDPVKTLMMDGLTDGVAPLGAGLLLLRDHDPTESGTAASLMTAPLDAAVLVGCSGHLRESLDAVKARGIPVVVIEGDAGEDVPRIGLDNREAQRQAASHLRALGHRRVAVVTLPARGGWEAGWLLDGTAITIDVTRERLAGALEVYPDAPAYAAAGSFIDEGLAAGRVILADPATRPTAVIAQSDLLAAGVIRAVEEAGLRVPEDVSVTGFDGIVVDGLAPYELTTLVQPATDKGRAAGHAVAAMLDGGEAASIRFTCEFREGNTSAPPPAD, encoded by the coding sequence ATGAGCACGCGCAGGGCCACCATCGCCGACGTCGCGCGCGAGGCAGGAGTCTCGCCGTCGACGGCTTCCGTCGTGTTCAGCGGCAAGACCCCGGTCTCGGACGCCACGCGCCGACGCGTGCTCGACGCCGCCTCGGCGCTCGGCTACACCGGCCCCGACCCGCGCGCGGCCTCGCTGCGCCGCGGCCGGTCGGGAATCGTCGGCGTCGTCTTCGAGGAGCATCTCGGCACCGCGTTCCTCGACCCGGTAAAGACCCTCATGATGGACGGTCTCACCGACGGGGTCGCCCCGCTCGGCGCCGGTCTCCTCCTGCTGCGCGACCACGATCCCACCGAGAGCGGGACCGCCGCGTCGCTCATGACCGCGCCGCTGGACGCCGCCGTCCTCGTCGGCTGCAGCGGGCACCTGCGCGAGTCGCTCGACGCCGTCAAGGCGCGCGGCATCCCGGTGGTCGTCATCGAGGGCGACGCGGGCGAGGACGTGCCCCGCATCGGCCTCGACAACCGCGAGGCGCAGCGTCAGGCCGCGAGCCACCTGCGTGCGCTCGGCCATCGTCGCGTGGCCGTCGTCACCCTTCCCGCGCGCGGCGGGTGGGAGGCCGGCTGGCTCCTCGACGGCACCGCGATCACGATCGACGTCACGCGCGAGCGTCTCGCGGGTGCGCTCGAGGTGTATCCGGATGCCCCTGCCTACGCCGCCGCCGGGAGCTTCATCGACGAAGGGCTCGCCGCCGGCCGCGTCATCCTCGCCGATCCGGCGACCCGGCCGACCGCGGTCATCGCGCAGAGCGACCTCCTCGCGGCGGGCGTGATCCGCGCGGTCGAAGAGGCCGGCCTGCGGGTTCCCGAAGACGTCAGCGTGACCGGCTTCGACGGGATCGTCGTCGACGGCCTCGCGCCCTACGAGCTCACGACCCTCGTGCAGCCGGCGACCGACAAGGGCCGCGCTGCCGGCCACGCCGTCGCGGCGATGCTCGACGGCGGCGAGGCCGCATCGATCCGCTTCACGTGCGAGTTCCGCGAGGGCAACACGTCCGCCCCGCCCCCCGCCGACTAG
- a CDS encoding MFS transporter, whose translation MDTPLTRSQLVNWRTAVFTIFFVTGLGFASWAARLPAVKRDLGINDLQIGILLFLSGAAAIVGLSIANVLVVRWGARRGMLATIITFSIGVAIVGLGVQFLESYAVTAIGLALMGMGMSATDVMMNVEAAAVEQAFEKTLMPLFHAFFSLGTVGGAGLGVLMAAWNVGVAWHLWAVALIVLAAGLFALRAVPVRETMHDDPATPSNRRERFAETLAVWRDPRTYAIGAIMLGMAFAEGSANDWLTIAMVDGHDQTEAVGAIALTVFSVSMTVFRVLGGPIVDRIGRVWTLRVLAIAAGVGLIMFILAPNLPIAFIGIALWGAGASLGFPLGMSAAADDPAKAAASVSAAATIGYLAFLCGPPILGWISHEIGILPTLWIIVGLIALSGLASGAAKPIAGSKVGAGHAHH comes from the coding sequence GTGGATACGCCCCTCACCCGCTCTCAGCTCGTCAATTGGCGCACCGCGGTCTTCACGATCTTCTTCGTCACGGGCCTCGGCTTCGCGTCGTGGGCGGCGCGCCTCCCCGCGGTCAAGCGGGACCTCGGGATCAACGACCTGCAGATCGGCATCCTGCTGTTCCTCTCGGGAGCGGCCGCCATCGTCGGCCTCTCGATCGCGAACGTGCTCGTCGTGCGGTGGGGTGCACGCCGGGGCATGCTCGCCACGATCATCACGTTCTCGATCGGCGTGGCCATCGTCGGCCTGGGGGTGCAGTTCCTCGAGTCATACGCCGTGACGGCGATCGGCCTCGCCTTGATGGGCATGGGCATGAGCGCGACGGACGTCATGATGAACGTCGAGGCCGCCGCGGTCGAGCAGGCGTTCGAGAAGACCCTCATGCCTCTGTTCCACGCCTTCTTCAGCCTCGGCACGGTCGGCGGTGCGGGGCTCGGCGTGCTGATGGCGGCCTGGAACGTGGGCGTCGCCTGGCACCTGTGGGCGGTCGCGCTGATCGTCCTCGCCGCCGGGCTCTTCGCACTGCGCGCCGTGCCTGTGCGCGAGACCATGCACGACGATCCGGCGACCCCCTCGAACCGCCGCGAGCGCTTCGCCGAAACCCTTGCGGTGTGGCGCGATCCGCGCACCTACGCGATCGGCGCGATCATGCTCGGCATGGCGTTCGCCGAAGGCAGCGCGAACGACTGGCTCACGATCGCGATGGTCGACGGGCACGACCAGACCGAGGCGGTCGGCGCGATCGCGCTCACCGTGTTCTCGGTGTCGATGACGGTGTTCCGCGTCCTCGGCGGCCCGATCGTCGACCGCATCGGCCGCGTGTGGACCCTCCGCGTGCTCGCGATCGCCGCGGGCGTCGGGCTCATCATGTTCATCCTCGCGCCGAACCTGCCGATCGCCTTCATCGGCATCGCGCTGTGGGGCGCCGGCGCATCGCTCGGCTTCCCGTTGGGAATGTCGGCCGCGGCCGACGACCCGGCGAAAGCCGCGGCATCCGTCTCCGCCGCCGCGACCATCGGGTACCTGGCGTTCCTGTGCGGACCGCCGATCCTGGGCTGGATCAGCCATGAGATCGGCATCCTCCCGACGCTGTGGATCATCGTCGGCCTCATCGCGCTGTCGGGCCTCGCGTCGGGTGCGGCGAAGCCCATCGCCGGCTCGAAGGTCGGCGCCGGACACGCCCACCACTGA
- the nucS gene encoding endonuclease NucS: MRLVIARCSVDYTGRLTAHLPLATRLLVHKGDGSLLVHSDGGSYKPLNWMSPPCRLDVEEPDAESAAAGALEYWRVTHAKTGDALLVRIYKVLHDSSHELGIDPGLQKDGVEADLQRLLAEQVDVIGDGLTLVRREFPTAIGPVDLLLRDPAGGTIAVEVKRRGDIDGVEQLTRYLELLGRDPHLAPVTGVFAAQEIKPQAKVLAADRGIRCVTLDYEGMKGIESGAPRLF, encoded by the coding sequence GTGCGTCTCGTCATCGCCCGCTGCTCCGTCGATTACACCGGACGGCTCACCGCGCACCTCCCGCTGGCCACGCGCCTCCTCGTCCACAAGGGCGACGGCAGCCTGCTCGTGCACTCCGACGGCGGCTCTTACAAGCCGCTGAACTGGATGAGCCCGCCGTGCCGCCTGGACGTGGAGGAGCCGGATGCCGAGTCCGCCGCCGCCGGCGCGCTCGAGTACTGGCGGGTGACGCACGCGAAGACGGGCGATGCCCTTCTCGTGCGCATCTATAAGGTGCTCCACGATTCGTCCCACGAGCTCGGGATCGATCCGGGGCTGCAGAAGGACGGCGTGGAGGCCGACCTGCAGCGCCTCCTCGCGGAGCAGGTCGACGTCATCGGCGACGGACTGACCCTTGTGCGGCGCGAGTTCCCCACCGCGATCGGGCCGGTGGACCTGCTGCTGCGCGACCCCGCCGGCGGCACCATCGCGGTCGAGGTCAAGCGGCGCGGAGACATCGACGGCGTCGAGCAGCTGACCCGCTACCTCGAGCTGCTCGGGCGCGACCCGCACCTCGCGCCGGTCACGGGAGTCTTCGCCGCCCAGGAGATCAAGCCGCAGGCGAAGGTGCTGGCCGCCGATCGCGGCATCCGGTGCGTGACGCTCGACTACGAGGGCATGAAGGGCATCGAGTCCGGCGCACCCCGTCTGTTCTGA
- a CDS encoding HAD hydrolase-like protein, translating into MPRRSPWTCVLWDVDGTIVDASDGILRRLTITLDHFGRRPPTRAELVHWIGPPMYDSFQVNVGMSPDEASEAVAFYRVLGKQDGYTTGARLFDGVGELIRDVAASGIPEATASSKPEIQVAALMDHFDLSSSLTAIVGATPDEKTLSAKADIVAEALRRLQAAGVDTSRPVLVGDRHHDVEGGAAHGVPVIFVRWGFSWPHEADGAQAAVDDVDQLRRLLLFEDTDA; encoded by the coding sequence ATGCCGAGACGATCGCCCTGGACCTGCGTGCTGTGGGACGTCGACGGCACCATCGTCGACGCGTCCGACGGCATCCTGCGACGGCTCACGATCACGCTCGACCACTTCGGCAGGCGCCCGCCGACCCGCGCCGAGCTCGTGCACTGGATCGGTCCGCCGATGTACGACTCGTTCCAGGTCAACGTCGGCATGTCGCCGGACGAGGCATCAGAAGCGGTCGCGTTCTACCGCGTGCTCGGCAAGCAGGACGGCTACACGACCGGGGCGCGGCTGTTCGACGGCGTCGGCGAACTGATCCGGGATGTCGCCGCCTCCGGGATCCCGGAGGCGACAGCGAGCTCGAAGCCCGAGATCCAGGTCGCTGCGCTCATGGACCACTTCGACCTCTCGTCGTCGCTCACCGCCATCGTCGGCGCGACGCCCGACGAGAAGACTCTCAGCGCCAAGGCCGACATCGTCGCCGAAGCGCTGCGCCGCCTGCAGGCCGCGGGCGTCGACACGAGCAGACCCGTCCTCGTCGGCGACCGCCACCACGATGTCGAAGGCGGCGCCGCGCACGGCGTGCCGGTGATCTTCGTGCGCTGGGGGTTCAGCTGGCCGCACGAGGCGGACGGCGCGCAGGCCGCGGTCGACGACGTCGACCAGCTCCGCAGGCTCCTGCTGTTCGAGGACACCGATGCCTGA
- a CDS encoding bifunctional lysylphosphatidylglycerol flippase/synthetase MprF, producing MTDAVQRSRHPLVSVVTRIPATLALIAALLAIGVIWGGLWSPFAKNPLFESVAYGLPALVEGRWWTPVTGTFFVDHPIVYPFVIASFAGLAYLEHRRGSVVALAYFGIGQLFAIFASALFLWLATMLPWPWAQVEATVLDVGPSGGTMAGIAAAVGLLASPWRVRAWLIVLGFAFVTLFFWGSLADLEHAFAVLLVLFVDRSLRVQRTTVREQRLIAFIAAIVILAVELLTLLVATDGPFGQTEATGGSFLDVAVDVVVIAALATGLRRGRRWAWIWTIVLATVNVLTGVLLVVLVVIVGPSAVDDRIGDFTVQLAQAGMWMLLLIYLVWVRRAFRARRKSLIGVAPVPTVADVKAALHAHGGGTLSWMTTWDGNDYARTAAGGIVAYQRRAGVAIALADPLGPEASRAASVAEFIASAEHAGLIPCFFSSSDETRAAVPSGWRSIVVADDTIVDLPGLEFTGKRWNAVRTSMNRAGREEMTFRMTRLADEPWGVKQQLRAISEMWVGDKGLPEMGFTLGTLDQAEDPEVRMALAVSPSGDVDGFLSWLPVFGDDGKVRGWTLDLMRRRDGGFGPVMEFLIGSSARHFSDEGAEILSLSGAPLAHEYPPDAGAIAALSDWLAGMLEPVYGFQSLHRFKEKFHPRYETMYLLFRDESDLTRIGAGLTRAFLPDATLRQFAGAGLELVRGSGD from the coding sequence ATGACCGACGCCGTGCAGCGCTCGCGCCATCCCCTCGTCTCCGTCGTGACGCGGATACCCGCGACGCTCGCGCTCATCGCCGCCCTGCTGGCGATCGGCGTGATCTGGGGCGGGCTGTGGAGTCCGTTCGCCAAGAACCCGCTCTTCGAGTCCGTCGCGTACGGGCTTCCGGCTCTCGTCGAGGGCCGCTGGTGGACGCCGGTGACGGGCACGTTCTTCGTCGACCACCCGATCGTCTACCCGTTCGTGATCGCGAGCTTCGCCGGACTCGCGTACCTCGAGCATCGCCGCGGATCCGTCGTCGCGCTGGCGTATTTCGGCATCGGCCAGCTGTTCGCGATCTTCGCGAGCGCCCTGTTCCTGTGGCTCGCGACGATGCTGCCGTGGCCGTGGGCGCAGGTCGAGGCGACGGTGCTCGACGTCGGACCCTCCGGTGGCACGATGGCCGGCATCGCCGCCGCCGTCGGGCTCCTCGCGTCCCCGTGGCGCGTGCGGGCGTGGCTCATCGTGCTGGGCTTCGCGTTCGTGACGCTCTTCTTCTGGGGCTCGCTCGCCGACCTCGAGCACGCGTTCGCGGTGCTGCTCGTGCTGTTCGTGGACCGGTCGCTGCGCGTACAGCGCACGACCGTGCGCGAGCAGCGGCTGATCGCCTTCATCGCCGCCATCGTGATCCTGGCGGTCGAGCTGCTGACGCTCCTCGTGGCGACCGACGGCCCCTTCGGCCAGACCGAGGCCACGGGCGGCTCCTTCCTCGACGTCGCGGTCGACGTGGTCGTGATCGCGGCTCTCGCGACCGGGCTCCGCCGCGGGCGGCGCTGGGCCTGGATCTGGACCATCGTCCTCGCGACGGTGAACGTGCTCACGGGCGTGCTCCTCGTGGTCCTCGTGGTGATCGTCGGGCCGAGCGCCGTCGACGACCGGATCGGCGACTTCACCGTGCAGCTCGCGCAGGCCGGGATGTGGATGCTGCTGCTCATCTACCTCGTGTGGGTTCGTCGCGCGTTCCGCGCACGTCGGAAGTCGCTCATCGGAGTGGCACCCGTCCCCACCGTGGCCGACGTCAAGGCCGCGCTCCACGCACACGGCGGCGGGACGCTCTCGTGGATGACGACGTGGGACGGCAACGACTACGCCCGCACCGCAGCGGGTGGCATCGTCGCCTACCAGCGCCGCGCGGGCGTGGCCATCGCGCTCGCGGATCCTCTCGGGCCCGAGGCATCCCGTGCCGCCTCCGTCGCCGAGTTCATCGCCTCGGCCGAGCACGCCGGCCTGATCCCGTGCTTCTTCAGCTCGAGCGACGAGACGCGGGCCGCCGTGCCCTCCGGATGGCGCAGCATCGTCGTCGCCGACGACACCATCGTCGACCTGCCCGGTCTGGAGTTCACCGGCAAGCGGTGGAACGCCGTGCGCACGTCGATGAACCGTGCGGGGCGCGAGGAGATGACGTTCCGCATGACGCGGCTCGCCGACGAGCCGTGGGGCGTCAAGCAGCAGCTCCGCGCGATCTCCGAGATGTGGGTCGGCGACAAGGGTCTCCCCGAGATGGGGTTCACCCTCGGCACCCTCGATCAGGCCGAGGATCCCGAGGTGCGGATGGCGTTGGCCGTCTCGCCGTCCGGTGACGTCGACGGCTTCCTGTCGTGGCTGCCCGTCTTCGGCGACGACGGGAAGGTGCGCGGCTGGACCCTCGACCTGATGCGCCGCCGCGACGGCGGGTTCGGACCGGTGATGGAGTTCCTGATCGGATCGTCGGCGCGGCACTTCTCCGACGAGGGCGCCGAGATCCTGTCGCTGTCGGGTGCGCCGCTCGCCCACGAGTATCCGCCGGATGCCGGAGCCATCGCTGCGCTGTCGGATTGGCTCGCCGGCATGCTCGAGCCGGTCTACGGCTTCCAGTCGCTGCATCGCTTCAAGGAGAAGTTCCACCCGCGCTACGAGACGATGTACCTGCTCTTCCGCGACGAGAGCGACCTCACCCGCATCGGCGCGGGGCTCACGCGCGCGTTCCTTCCCGACGCGACGCTGCGGCAGTTCGCCGGCGCCGGACTCGAGCTCGTGCGAGGATCCGGCGACTGA